The following proteins are encoded in a genomic region of Corylus avellana chromosome ca4, CavTom2PMs-1.0:
- the LOC132180098 gene encoding uncharacterized protein LOC132180098 isoform X2 — translation MFFSTPRKSPRKHASSHSPSQPVSRVYLCMKWENEHEDCLLNILKEFLEEGTRPPYGKPIISRIAQRVNNRLADSTQYTDYQVGEKIRRLRTKHANYLQLKRDNNGTGFRWDDDLGMINATPEQWEHIRTDAKLNKYYKFHTGPPRNFEKMCYVFTGSIATGTYKHARTQSPSDFDCDGANKQIKGKEEM, via the exons ATGTTTTTTTCCACGCCTCGCAAGTCCCCCCGCAAGCATGCTTCCTCCCACTCACCCTCCCAACCCGTTAGCCGGGTCTACCTTTGCATGAAATGGGAAAACGAACACGAGGATTGCCTGCTCAATATTTTGAAAGAGTTCCTTGAAGAAGGTACACGACCACCATATGGGAAACCCATTATTTCTCGCATTGCTCAAAGGGTGAACAACAGACTTGCTGATAGCACTCAGTACACGGATTACCAAGTTGGTGAGAAAATTCGCCGCCTAAGAACAAAACATGCCAATTACTTGCAACTTAAAAGGGACAACAATGGTACTGGGTTTAGATGGGATGATGACCTTGGGATGATCAATGCAACTCCAGAGCAATGGGAGCACATCAGGACG GATGCGAAACTTAATAAGTACTACAAATTTCATACTGGCCCACCCAGAAACTTCGAGAAAATGTGCTACGTCTTTACGGGGTCCATTGCTACTGGAACTTACAAACATGCTAGAACCCAATCCCCCTCAGACTTCGATTGTGATG GAGCCAACAAGCAAATCAAAGGGAAAGAGGAAATGTGA
- the LOC132180098 gene encoding uncharacterized protein LOC132180098 isoform X1, which produces MFFSTPRKSPRKHASSHSPSQPVSRVYLCMKWENEHEDCLLNILKEFLEEGTRPPYGKPIISRIAQRVNNRLADSTQYTDYQVGEKIRRLRTKHANYLQLKRDNNGTGFRWDDDLGMINATPEQWEHIRTDAKLNKYYKFHTGPPRNFEKMCYVFTGSIATGTYKHARTQSPSDFDCDGENHVDLNLPPAIVNLTKGPSCPVQEPTSKSKGKRKCDVDLQSPPSSKRSTKGEEVFTWITNEFNEIKDSVIRHLKISDSSPSVGDATSARGPSSKSLVGGVMKIVNVVAVEMSIPPTAYMKMCDSLMDPH; this is translated from the exons ATGTTTTTTTCCACGCCTCGCAAGTCCCCCCGCAAGCATGCTTCCTCCCACTCACCCTCCCAACCCGTTAGCCGGGTCTACCTTTGCATGAAATGGGAAAACGAACACGAGGATTGCCTGCTCAATATTTTGAAAGAGTTCCTTGAAGAAGGTACACGACCACCATATGGGAAACCCATTATTTCTCGCATTGCTCAAAGGGTGAACAACAGACTTGCTGATAGCACTCAGTACACGGATTACCAAGTTGGTGAGAAAATTCGCCGCCTAAGAACAAAACATGCCAATTACTTGCAACTTAAAAGGGACAACAATGGTACTGGGTTTAGATGGGATGATGACCTTGGGATGATCAATGCAACTCCAGAGCAATGGGAGCACATCAGGACG GATGCGAAACTTAATAAGTACTACAAATTTCATACTGGCCCACCCAGAAACTTCGAGAAAATGTGCTACGTCTTTACGGGGTCCATTGCTACTGGAACTTACAAACATGCTAGAACCCAATCCCCCTCAGACTTCGATTGTGATGGTGAGAATCACGTAGATCTCAATCTCCCCCCGGCCATTGTTAACCTAACTAAGGGCCCTAGCTGTCCCGTACAGGAGCCAACAAGCAAATCAAAGGGAAAGAGGAAATGTGATGTGGATTTGCAGTCCCCTCCTTCTAGCAAGCGTTCCACAAAGGGTGAGGAAGTTTTCACTTGGATTACTAATGAGTTTAATGAAATTAAGGATTCAGTCATTCGGCATCTGAAAATATCCGACAGTTCCCCATCAGTTGGGGACGCTACCTCTGCCCGGGGGCCTTCATCTAAAAGTCTTGTTGGAGGGGTGATGAAGATAGTTAATGTTGTTGCTGTTGAGATGTCAATACCTCCTACAGCATATATGAAAATGTGTGACAGCCTCATGGACCCACACTAG